A region from the Leptolyngbya sp. 'hensonii' genome encodes:
- a CDS encoding DEAD/DEAH box helicase codes for MAILHGNWLVQGYLFIWAEAWRRTSAMDGSHLHQIPPHPLALPRIELIPFLQSLQERGSLPQLPDLDSLIKSQIVVVPTGFKATLIMPQHSAVSREALDPDLWDEILLQPWRVEGICLEPLTAVRFLQALPLSSVDAGDSFVGPDLRFWSHVGRWSLDLMARSKFLPGLERQAENALARWQPLLDSATDQARLSRFIHQMPTVGRLYRQGQEADGPEGQEDPAHTSLSIPLPSEPEDLLRSFLAWTIDARVRTLVGPLTLPTSRRSEQALEPWLQSLGSKPTTLTIETSLVERLETLLNTWTAPIQRYLSGQSSFCTCFYLHPPQPGQVEWTLEYFLQAADDPEFLIDARTIWNFAGERLTYLGRTIERPQETFLAGLGLASRLYPLIEPSLQSQRPQYCRLHPLQVYEFVKNTAWRLQDSGFGVVLPPSLSQQEGWANRLGLKVRAETPSKKDLRLGLQSLLNFKWELSIGGQTLSKAEFDRLVTLNTPLVEINGEWVELRPQDVRAAQNFFVARKEQMSLSLEDALRISTGDNQLIEKLPVVSFEASGALEELINTLTTGNQNIQAIDPPPTFKGTLRPYQARGVGWLAFLERWGLGACLADDMGLGKTIELIAFLLVLQEQGGLQQPTLLVCPTSVLGNWEREVKKFGPSLKTLVYHGDKRPKGKNLTKAIQGKELIITSYALIQRDIKDLATISWQGVVLDEAQNIKNSEAKQSQAVRQIQAQFRIALTGTPVENRLSELWSILDFLNPGYLGARNFFQRRFAIPIEKYGDTASLKTLRSLVQPFILRRVKTDREIIQDLPEKQEMAVFCSLTAEQASLYQKAVDQSLVDIESAEGIQRHGLILALLTKLKQICNHPAHFLKETGGKKAAQNQSSFRQRSGKVQRLEEMLEVALAEGDRALIFTQFAEWGKLLKAHLEEQLGQEILYLYGATSKKQREDIVDRFQNDPQGPRILLLSLKAGGVGLNLTRANHVFHFDRWWNPAVENQATDRAFRIGQTRNVQVHKFVVTGTLEEKIHDLIESKKALADQVVGTGENWLTELDTDQLRNLLLLDRAAIIDEE; via the coding sequence ATGGCAATCTTACATGGTAATTGGCTGGTTCAAGGCTACCTATTCATCTGGGCAGAGGCATGGCGCAGAACTTCAGCGATGGATGGCAGCCACTTGCATCAGATCCCTCCCCATCCTCTGGCTCTGCCCAGAATAGAGTTGATTCCGTTTCTCCAATCTCTCCAGGAACGAGGCAGTCTACCCCAACTTCCAGATCTGGATTCCCTGATCAAGTCTCAAATTGTTGTAGTTCCGACCGGGTTCAAGGCCACCCTGATCATGCCCCAGCATTCAGCGGTGTCGCGAGAAGCCTTGGACCCAGATCTCTGGGATGAAATTTTGCTGCAGCCCTGGCGGGTCGAGGGCATCTGCCTGGAACCCCTGACTGCTGTTCGTTTTTTGCAGGCGCTACCCTTAAGCTCAGTGGATGCGGGGGACTCTTTTGTTGGTCCCGATCTGCGTTTTTGGTCTCATGTCGGTCGCTGGAGCCTGGATCTTATGGCCCGATCGAAATTCCTCCCTGGGCTGGAACGGCAGGCCGAGAATGCCCTTGCCCGCTGGCAACCCCTGCTCGACAGTGCCACTGATCAGGCTCGCCTAAGTCGATTTATCCATCAAATGCCTACTGTTGGGCGTTTGTATCGGCAAGGGCAGGAAGCTGATGGGCCAGAAGGACAGGAAGACCCCGCTCACACCTCCCTATCCATTCCTCTGCCCAGTGAACCTGAGGATCTGCTCCGATCGTTTCTGGCCTGGACCATCGATGCCAGGGTCAGAACCCTGGTGGGTCCGCTCACCCTGCCCACCAGTCGGCGCAGCGAACAGGCACTGGAACCCTGGCTGCAGTCCCTGGGATCAAAGCCCACCACCCTGACGATCGAGACCTCCCTGGTAGAACGATTGGAAACCCTGCTCAATACCTGGACTGCCCCGATTCAACGGTACCTGTCTGGCCAGAGTTCTTTTTGTACCTGTTTCTACCTGCATCCCCCCCAACCTGGGCAAGTGGAATGGACCCTGGAGTACTTCTTGCAGGCTGCCGATGACCCCGAGTTTTTAATCGATGCCCGCACAATCTGGAACTTCGCTGGGGAGCGATTGACCTATCTGGGACGAACAATCGAGCGGCCCCAGGAAACCTTCCTGGCTGGGTTGGGGCTGGCCTCTCGCCTGTATCCCCTGATTGAGCCCAGTCTGCAAAGTCAGCGACCCCAGTACTGTCGGCTTCATCCCCTGCAGGTCTACGAATTTGTCAAAAATACGGCCTGGCGGCTACAGGATAGCGGCTTTGGGGTCGTGTTGCCCCCCAGCCTGTCCCAACAGGAGGGCTGGGCCAACCGTCTGGGCTTGAAAGTTCGGGCAGAAACACCCAGTAAGAAGGATCTGCGTCTGGGTTTACAGAGCCTGCTGAACTTTAAGTGGGAATTGTCGATCGGAGGGCAGACCCTGTCCAAAGCCGAGTTCGATCGGTTGGTGACCCTAAACACACCCCTGGTTGAGATCAATGGCGAGTGGGTAGAACTCCGTCCCCAGGATGTGCGGGCGGCCCAGAACTTTTTTGTCGCCCGCAAGGAGCAAATGTCTCTGTCCCTGGAGGATGCCCTTCGGATCAGCACGGGGGATAACCAGTTAATCGAGAAACTGCCAGTGGTCAGCTTTGAGGCATCAGGTGCCTTAGAGGAGTTGATCAATACCCTGACCACCGGCAATCAGAATATCCAGGCGATCGATCCGCCCCCCACCTTCAAGGGCACCTTACGCCCTTACCAGGCTCGTGGTGTGGGTTGGCTGGCTTTCCTGGAACGCTGGGGGCTGGGGGCCTGTCTGGCAGATGATATGGGATTGGGTAAAACGATCGAGCTGATTGCCTTCCTCCTGGTCTTACAAGAGCAGGGAGGGTTACAACAGCCAACGTTGCTTGTCTGTCCAACTTCGGTCTTGGGGAACTGGGAACGGGAAGTCAAGAAATTTGGCCCTTCCCTGAAAACCCTGGTCTATCACGGGGATAAACGGCCCAAGGGCAAAAATCTGACCAAAGCTATTCAGGGAAAGGAGCTGATCATTACCAGCTATGCCCTGATTCAACGGGATATCAAAGACCTGGCCACAATTTCCTGGCAGGGGGTTGTTCTGGATGAGGCTCAGAATATCAAGAACTCGGAGGCGAAACAGTCCCAGGCTGTCCGCCAGATCCAGGCCCAATTCCGCATCGCCCTCACCGGCACTCCGGTGGAGAATCGCCTCTCAGAACTGTGGTCAATTCTGGACTTCCTGAATCCGGGTTATCTGGGAGCCCGCAACTTTTTCCAGCGTCGGTTTGCGATTCCGATCGAAAAATATGGCGATACCGCTTCCCTGAAAACCCTGAGATCGCTGGTCCAGCCCTTCATTTTGCGGCGAGTGAAGACCGATCGGGAAATCATCCAGGATCTGCCAGAGAAACAGGAGATGGCTGTCTTCTGTAGCCTGACTGCCGAACAGGCGTCCCTCTATCAAAAAGCCGTTGATCAATCCCTGGTGGATATTGAATCTGCCGAAGGGATTCAACGGCATGGGCTGATTCTGGCCTTACTGACCAAGCTGAAACAAATCTGTAATCATCCGGCCCACTTCTTAAAGGAAACCGGGGGCAAAAAAGCGGCCCAGAACCAGTCTTCTTTCCGCCAGCGATCGGGTAAAGTCCAGCGGCTGGAAGAAATGCTGGAGGTCGCCCTGGCAGAAGGGGATCGGGCGCTCATTTTTACCCAGTTTGCCGAATGGGGCAAATTGCTGAAAGCCCATCTGGAGGAACAGTTGGGCCAGGAGATTCTGTATCTGTATGGTGCGACTTCCAAAAAGCAGCGGGAGGATATTGTCGATCGGTTTCAGAATGACCCTCAGGGACCGAGAATCCTGCTACTCTCCCTGAAAGCTGGCGGTGTCGGGCTGAATCTGACCCGGGCCAACCATGTGTTCCATTTCGATCGCTGGTGGAACCCGGCGGTGGAGAACCAGGCCACCGATCGAGCCTTTCGGATTGGTCAGACCCGGAATGTGCAGGTGCATAAGTTTGTTGTCACTGGCACCCTGGAGGAAAAGATTCACGATCTGATCGAAAGCAAAAAGGCCCTGGCGGATCAGGTTGTCGGCACTGGAGAAAACTGGCTCACAGAGCTGGATACCGATCAATTACGTAATTTATTGCTGCTGGATCGGGCCGCCATTATTGATGAGGAGTAG
- a CDS encoding polyribonucleotide nucleotidyltransferase has product MTEMEKSISFDGRDIRLTVGVFAPQAGGSVLIQSGDTAVLVTATRATAREGIDFLPLTVDYEERLYAAGRIPGGFLRREGRPPEKAILTGRLVDRPLRPLFPGWLRDDIHVVATTFSMDEKVPPDVLAVTGASIAVLLAKIPFNGPMAAVRVGLVGDDFVINPTYHEIEAGDLDLVVAGTPDGVVMVEAGANQLPEQDVIEAIDFGYEAVLDLIQAQRELLAQLGIEMVQEDAPVVETTLETFIADRAVAPIKEILGRFEPDKTVRDAALDEVKAAIAMEIAALPEDDTVRVAAAADSKALDNTFKGLTKKLMRKQVVEDGVRVDGRKLNEVRPISCRASVLPQRVHGSALFNRGLTQVMSAATLGTPGDAQEMDDLHPDEQKRYMHHYNFPPFSVGEARPMRSPGRREIGHGALAERALAPVLPEQGTFPYVIRVVSEVLSSNGSTSMGSVCGSTLALMDAGVPLKKPVSGAAMGLIKEGEEIRVLTDIQGIEDFLGDMDFKVAGTDSGITALQLDMKLTGLPIAVIAQAIHEAKPARMHILEKMMAVIDKPRNDLSPYAPRLLTIKIDPDLIGMVIGPGGKMIKSITEETGAKIDIEDDGTVTISAVDGEKAKRARSIIQGMTRKLNAGDVYAGRVTRVIPIGAFVEFLPGKEGMIHISQLAEHRVGKVEDEVSIGDEVIVKVREIDNRGRINLTRLGIHPDEAAAAREAAEANR; this is encoded by the coding sequence ATGACAGAGATGGAAAAGTCGATATCCTTTGACGGACGGGATATCCGGCTTACAGTTGGCGTATTTGCTCCTCAAGCTGGAGGGTCCGTTTTAATTCAGTCAGGAGATACGGCAGTCCTGGTTACGGCAACCCGTGCGACAGCCCGCGAAGGAATAGATTTTTTACCCCTGACTGTGGACTATGAAGAGCGGCTCTATGCAGCCGGTCGAATTCCAGGTGGGTTCCTGCGTCGTGAAGGTCGTCCTCCGGAAAAGGCCATTCTAACGGGGCGCTTGGTCGATCGTCCCCTGCGTCCGCTCTTTCCAGGCTGGTTACGAGATGATATCCATGTAGTAGCTACGACCTTCTCCATGGATGAGAAAGTTCCCCCAGATGTCCTGGCTGTGACAGGTGCTTCGATCGCGGTGCTCCTGGCTAAAATCCCCTTCAATGGCCCGATGGCTGCCGTACGAGTCGGTTTGGTGGGGGATGATTTTGTCATTAACCCGACCTATCACGAGATTGAAGCGGGTGATCTGGACTTGGTAGTGGCTGGAACCCCAGATGGGGTCGTGATGGTGGAGGCTGGTGCCAACCAACTGCCGGAACAGGATGTGATTGAAGCCATTGATTTTGGGTATGAAGCTGTTCTGGATCTGATCCAGGCCCAGCGGGAACTGCTGGCCCAGTTGGGCATTGAGATGGTGCAGGAAGATGCTCCGGTTGTAGAGACTACCCTGGAGACTTTTATCGCTGATCGGGCAGTGGCTCCGATTAAGGAAATTCTGGGTCGATTTGAACCGGATAAGACGGTGCGGGATGCGGCTCTGGATGAGGTAAAAGCTGCGATCGCAATGGAGATTGCAGCCCTACCCGAGGACGATACGGTGCGAGTGGCTGCGGCTGCTGATTCCAAAGCGCTAGACAATACCTTCAAAGGGTTGACGAAGAAGTTGATGCGGAAACAGGTGGTTGAGGATGGGGTCCGGGTGGATGGCCGCAAACTCAATGAGGTTCGACCCATTTCCTGTCGGGCAAGTGTATTGCCCCAACGGGTCCATGGCAGTGCGCTGTTCAATCGGGGGTTAACCCAGGTGATGTCTGCAGCCACTCTGGGCACTCCAGGGGATGCCCAGGAGATGGATGATTTGCATCCGGACGAGCAGAAGCGCTATATGCACCACTACAATTTCCCCCCCTTCTCAGTTGGGGAAGCTCGCCCCATGCGATCGCCCGGACGCCGGGAAATTGGTCACGGTGCTCTGGCAGAACGGGCACTAGCCCCCGTTTTACCTGAACAAGGAACCTTTCCTTATGTGATTCGGGTGGTGTCAGAAGTGCTATCTTCCAATGGCTCGACCTCTATGGGGTCGGTGTGCGGTTCCACCCTGGCCCTGATGGATGCCGGGGTCCCTCTGAAAAAGCCTGTGAGTGGTGCGGCGATGGGCCTGATTAAGGAAGGCGAAGAAATTCGGGTCTTAACGGATATCCAGGGGATTGAAGATTTCCTCGGGGATATGGACTTCAAAGTGGCCGGTACCGACAGTGGCATTACGGCGCTGCAACTGGATATGAAGTTGACTGGCTTACCGATCGCGGTCATTGCTCAGGCGATTCATGAGGCAAAACCTGCCCGCATGCATATCCTGGAGAAGATGATGGCGGTGATTGACAAACCCCGGAATGACCTCTCTCCTTATGCCCCTCGACTGCTGACGATCAAGATCGATCCAGACCTGATTGGGATGGTGATTGGACCCGGTGGCAAGATGATTAAAAGCATCACAGAGGAAACCGGAGCCAAGATTGACATCGAGGATGATGGCACCGTTACCATCTCAGCCGTGGATGGGGAAAAAGCCAAGCGGGCTCGCAGTATTATCCAGGGCATGACCCGCAAATTGAATGCAGGGGATGTCTATGCTGGTCGGGTCACGCGGGTGATTCCGATCGGGGCTTTTGTTGAGTTTCTGCCCGGTAAGGAAGGGATGATTCATATCTCCCAACTGGCCGAACATCGGGTGGGCAAGGTAGAGGATGAGGTCTCGATCGGCGATGAAGTGATCGTTAAAGTTCGGGAGATTGATAACCGGGGCCGCATCAACTTGACCCGCCTGGGGATTCACCCAGACGAGGCAGCGGCGGCCCGTGAGGCGGCAGAGGCTAACCGGTAA
- a CDS encoding SufS family cysteine desulfurase yields the protein MVIAQPKTLAAEVRSDFPILNQQINGKPLVYLDNAATSQKPLVVLEALRHYYEWDNANVHRGVHTLSSRATDAYEGARDKIAAFVNAASRQEIVYTRNASEAINLVAYSWGSQLQAGDEIILSVMEHHSNLIPWQMLAQRTGAVLKFVGLTATQEFDLDQFRSLVSNKTKLVSVVHVSNTLGCINPVQEITAIAHQYGAKVLIDACQSVPHMPIDVQALDCDWLVASGHKMCGPTGIGFLYGQLDLLRAMPPFLGGGEMIADVFLDHATYADLPHKFEAGTPAIAEAIALGAAVDYLTNLGMERIHSYEAELTAYLFKRLADIPELTLFGPRPNEHGEGRAALAAFTAGMVHPHDLSTILDQAGIAIRAGHHCTQPLHRYLEAQSTARASLYFYNTEAEIDRLIEALKEAVDFFGSIFN from the coding sequence ATGGTTATCGCCCAACCTAAAACCCTCGCGGCTGAAGTCCGTTCCGACTTCCCCATCCTGAACCAGCAGATCAACGGTAAGCCCTTGGTTTACCTGGACAACGCAGCGACCTCCCAGAAACCTCTGGTGGTTCTGGAAGCCCTCCGCCACTACTACGAGTGGGACAACGCCAATGTCCATCGGGGGGTACACACCCTCAGTTCCCGAGCTACAGATGCCTATGAGGGAGCCAGGGACAAAATTGCAGCCTTTGTGAATGCAGCCTCCCGCCAGGAAATTGTCTACACCCGTAACGCCAGTGAAGCGATCAATCTAGTGGCCTACTCCTGGGGCAGCCAGTTACAGGCAGGCGATGAAATTATTCTCTCAGTCATGGAGCATCACAGTAACCTCATTCCCTGGCAGATGCTGGCCCAGAGAACAGGTGCTGTCCTTAAGTTCGTCGGCCTAACCGCGACCCAGGAATTTGATTTGGACCAGTTCCGCTCCCTGGTCTCCAACAAAACCAAGCTGGTTTCAGTGGTTCATGTCTCGAATACCCTGGGCTGTATCAATCCAGTCCAGGAAATTACTGCGATCGCCCACCAGTACGGGGCAAAAGTTTTGATTGACGCCTGTCAGAGTGTGCCCCACATGCCGATCGATGTCCAAGCCCTGGACTGTGATTGGCTGGTTGCCTCCGGCCACAAAATGTGTGGCCCCACCGGCATCGGCTTCCTCTACGGTCAGCTTGATCTGTTGCGGGCCATGCCCCCCTTCCTGGGGGGCGGTGAGATGATTGCGGATGTGTTTCTGGATCATGCCACCTACGCCGACCTGCCCCACAAGTTTGAGGCTGGCACCCCCGCCATTGCAGAAGCGATCGCCCTGGGAGCCGCCGTAGATTACCTGACCAATCTCGGTATGGAGCGGATTCACAGCTACGAGGCAGAACTGACGGCTTATCTATTCAAGCGGCTGGCAGATATCCCAGAGTTAACCCTCTTTGGCCCCCGCCCTAACGAACATGGAGAAGGGCGGGCAGCCCTGGCTGCCTTTACCGCTGGCATGGTTCACCCCCATGACCTGTCTACAATTCTGGATCAGGCCGGTATCGCCATTCGCGCGGGACACCACTGCACCCAACCCTTGCATCGCTATCTGGAGGCACAATCGACCGCACGGGCCAGCCTGTATTTCTACAATACTGAAGCAGAAATTGACCGGTTGATTGAAGCCCTGAAGGAAGCTGTGGACTTCTTCGGCAGTATCTTCAATTAA
- the sufD gene encoding Fe-S cluster assembly protein SufD codes for MTIQVVPEPALQANGFVDRQAYLAALLQERREFDHQGFAPATIAALQQLRQSAATQIQDLAIPSSREEAWRFTDLSSLLQISFTTPTTPRLESLPATQNPCRLVFVNGNYAAHLSTVPDLPAGLFVGNLATAGALQARVVEHLGQQPGRGEVFTALNTASFTDVAIVWIPKAQTVSFPIELLFLSISAPAPTLTHPRCFVVAEAGSQVTIVEDYRSFGPAPALTNPVTELWVGAMARVNHTRLQREGTTSFHIGKTVVTQERDSHFTGTAVSLGAHLSRHNLEIYQTGEQTETILNGLTLISGEQVADTHSEIIYSKPQGRSRQVHKCIVGDRAHAIFNGRVFVPKAAQLTDAGQVSRTLLLSPKARVDTKPQLEIVADNVKCAHGAAVSQLEAGEVFYLLSRGIDQPTAQKLLIYGFASEVIQQIPVATLQAELSQFVRDHSS; via the coding sequence ATGACGATTCAGGTTGTACCAGAACCCGCCCTGCAAGCCAATGGTTTTGTCGATCGGCAAGCCTATTTGGCCGCATTACTTCAGGAGCGGCGGGAGTTTGACCATCAGGGCTTTGCTCCTGCGACGATCGCAGCCCTGCAGCAGTTGCGCCAGAGTGCCGCTACCCAGATTCAGGATTTGGCCATCCCATCCAGTCGAGAAGAAGCCTGGCGGTTCACAGATCTATCCTCCCTGCTCCAAATCAGCTTCACAACCCCAACCACCCCACGGCTGGAATCCCTCCCGGCGACCCAGAACCCCTGTCGGCTGGTGTTTGTCAACGGAAACTATGCGGCTCATTTGTCTACAGTTCCGGATTTACCCGCTGGCCTGTTCGTCGGCAACTTGGCCACCGCTGGAGCCTTGCAGGCCCGTGTGGTCGAGCACCTGGGCCAACAACCAGGGAGGGGAGAAGTCTTTACCGCTTTAAATACGGCCAGTTTCACCGATGTGGCCATCGTCTGGATTCCCAAAGCCCAAACGGTCAGTTTCCCGATCGAGCTGTTGTTCTTGAGCATCAGTGCTCCTGCCCCCACCCTGACCCATCCCCGCTGCTTCGTGGTAGCCGAAGCAGGCAGCCAGGTGACGATCGTGGAAGACTATCGTAGTTTTGGGCCGGCCCCCGCCCTGACCAACCCGGTTACAGAGCTCTGGGTTGGGGCCATGGCGCGGGTCAACCATACGCGCCTCCAGCGGGAAGGAACAACCAGCTTTCACATCGGCAAAACGGTGGTGACGCAGGAACGAGACAGTCATTTCACGGGCACAGCAGTTAGTTTGGGAGCCCACCTGTCTCGCCATAATCTGGAGATCTATCAGACTGGCGAACAGACTGAAACCATCCTCAATGGTCTGACCCTGATTTCGGGTGAGCAGGTGGCCGATACCCACAGTGAGATTATTTATAGCAAGCCCCAGGGTCGGAGTCGCCAGGTCCACAAATGTATTGTGGGCGATCGAGCCCATGCCATCTTTAATGGCCGGGTCTTTGTGCCGAAAGCCGCCCAACTCACCGATGCTGGCCAAGTCAGTCGAACGTTGTTACTTTCGCCAAAAGCCAGAGTAGATACCAAACCCCAGCTTGAAATTGTGGCTGACAATGTCAAGTGTGCCCATGGTGCAGCCGTCAGCCAGTTGGAAGCAGGGGAAGTTTTCTACCTGCTAAGTCGCGGGATCGACCAACCTACGGCTCAAAAGCTCTTGATTTATGGGTTTGCCTCTGAAGTCATCCAGCAGATTCCCGTTGCCACCCTACAAGCCGAACTCTCCCAGTTTGTCCGAGACCATTCCTCCTAA
- the sufC gene encoding Fe-S cluster assembly ATPase SufC, producing MINENSEVILSVRNLTADVEGTQILKGLNLELKAGEIHAIMGPNGSGKSTFSKVLAGHPEYQVTGGEVLFQGQNLLELEPEERARAGIFLAFQYPIEIPGVSNLDFLRVAYNSKRKHQGLEELDAFDFDELVQQRLDVVKMDPSFLSRSVNEGFSGGEKKRNEILQMALLEPKLAILDETDSGLDIDALRIVAGGVNQLANAENAMLVITHYQRLLDYIIPDYVHVMEGGRIVTTGGKELALELEERGYDWVREEEAEVVAR from the coding sequence GTGATTAACGAGAACAGTGAAGTGATTCTTTCCGTGCGGAACCTGACAGCGGATGTCGAGGGCACTCAGATTCTCAAGGGTCTGAATCTGGAGCTCAAAGCGGGTGAGATCCACGCCATTATGGGGCCGAATGGCTCTGGCAAAAGTACCTTTTCCAAAGTTCTGGCAGGTCATCCGGAATACCAGGTCACAGGCGGTGAGGTGCTGTTCCAGGGGCAGAACCTGCTGGAACTGGAGCCGGAAGAGCGGGCTCGAGCGGGCATATTCCTGGCCTTTCAGTATCCGATCGAAATTCCTGGGGTGAGCAACCTGGATTTCCTGCGAGTCGCTTACAACTCCAAACGCAAACACCAGGGCCTGGAAGAACTGGATGCCTTCGACTTTGACGAATTGGTGCAACAGCGCCTTGATGTGGTCAAAATGGACCCTAGCTTTCTCAGTCGCAGTGTGAATGAAGGCTTTTCCGGTGGGGAAAAGAAGCGCAATGAAATTCTGCAGATGGCCCTCCTGGAACCAAAACTGGCCATCCTGGATGAAACAGATTCTGGCCTCGACATTGATGCCCTCCGGATTGTTGCTGGTGGTGTGAATCAACTGGCCAATGCTGAAAATGCCATGCTGGTGATCACCCACTATCAGCGTCTGCTGGACTACATCATCCCCGACTATGTTCATGTGATGGAAGGGGGCCGGATTGTCACCACCGGCGGCAAAGAACTGGCTCTGGAGCTGGAAGAGCGGGGTTATGATTGGGTCAGGGAAGAGGAAGCCGAGGTGGTAGCCCGATGA
- the sufB gene encoding Fe-S cluster assembly protein SufB, giving the protein MSATVKSLVNQPYKYGFVTNIESETIPRGLNEEIIRLISAKKNEPEFMLEFRLKAYRQWLKMEEPTWPQVKYPAIDYQDIIYYSAPKQTEKKKSLDEVDPELLETFEKLGISLSEQKRLTNVAVDAIFDSVSVATTFKEKLAEKGVIFCSISEALQHYPELVQKYMGSVVPIGDNYYAALNSAVFSDGSFVYIPEGVHCPMELSTYFRINNGDSGQFERTLIIAEAGSHVSYLEGCTAPMFDTNQLHAAVVELVALDNAEIKYSTVQNWYAGDAEGKGGIYNFVTKRGLCAGVNSKISWTQVETGSAITWKYPSCVLVGDNAVGEFYSVALTNHYQQADTGTKMVHVGKNTRSTIISKGISAGKSQNSYRGLVKIGPKATGARNYSQCDSMLIGDNAQANTFPYIQVQNNTGKVEHEASTSKIGEDQLFYFQQRGISAEDAISMIISGFCKDVFNQLPMEFAVEADRLLSLKLEGSVG; this is encoded by the coding sequence ATGAGTGCAACAGTTAAATCGCTGGTTAATCAGCCCTACAAGTACGGATTCGTCACCAATATTGAATCCGAAACCATTCCCAGAGGGTTGAATGAAGAGATCATTCGGCTTATTTCCGCCAAGAAGAATGAGCCGGAGTTCATGCTGGAGTTCCGTCTGAAAGCCTATCGTCAGTGGCTGAAGATGGAAGAGCCCACCTGGCCCCAAGTCAAATATCCGGCGATCGATTACCAGGACATTATCTACTACTCCGCCCCCAAGCAAACGGAGAAGAAAAAGAGCCTGGATGAAGTGGATCCTGAGCTTCTGGAGACCTTTGAAAAGCTGGGGATTTCCCTCTCTGAACAGAAGCGCCTGACCAATGTGGCCGTGGATGCCATTTTTGATAGTGTCTCTGTGGCCACCACCTTCAAAGAGAAATTAGCCGAAAAGGGCGTTATCTTCTGCTCCATTTCTGAGGCCCTACAACACTATCCCGAACTGGTCCAGAAGTACATGGGCAGCGTGGTGCCGATCGGAGATAACTACTATGCAGCCCTGAACTCAGCCGTGTTTAGCGATGGCTCCTTCGTCTACATCCCAGAGGGTGTCCATTGTCCGATGGAACTGTCTACTTATTTCCGCATCAATAACGGAGACTCAGGGCAGTTTGAGCGAACTTTGATCATTGCCGAGGCAGGTAGCCACGTCAGCTACCTGGAAGGCTGTACGGCTCCGATGTTTGATACCAACCAACTCCATGCCGCTGTTGTCGAACTGGTCGCCCTGGACAATGCGGAGATCAAATACTCCACCGTCCAAAACTGGTATGCCGGAGATGCGGAAGGGAAAGGGGGCATCTATAACTTTGTCACCAAGCGGGGCCTGTGCGCTGGCGTCAATTCCAAGATCTCCTGGACCCAGGTTGAAACGGGTTCGGCCATCACCTGGAAATATCCCAGTTGTGTCCTAGTTGGCGATAACGCTGTCGGTGAGTTTTACTCTGTGGCCCTAACCAACCATTACCAGCAGGCTGATACGGGTACCAAAATGGTTCATGTGGGCAAGAACACCCGCAGCACCATTATTTCCAAGGGCATTTCTGCGGGTAAATCCCAGAACAGCTATCGAGGGCTGGTCAAAATTGGTCCCAAAGCAACAGGAGCCCGTAACTACTCCCAGTGCGACTCCATGCTGATTGGTGACAATGCCCAGGCCAACACCTTCCCCTATATCCAGGTCCAAAACAATACCGGCAAGGTGGAGCATGAAGCCTCGACTTCCAAAATTGGGGAAGATCAGCTTTTTTACTTCCAGCAACGGGGCATCTCTGCTGAAGACGCGATTTCTATGATCATTAGCGGCTTCTGCAAGGATGTGTTTAATCAGTTGCCGATGGAATTTGCCGTGGAAGCCGATCGTCTCCTGAGCCTGAAACTTGAGGGCAGCGTCGGTTAG
- a CDS encoding ferredoxin thioredoxin reductase catalytic beta subunit has translation MNASPTTQQATDKSLEAMRNFAETYAKRTGTYFCIDPSVTAVVIEGLAKHKDDLGAPLCPCRHYESKEDEVAAAFWNCPCVPMRERKECHCMLFLTSENEFAGDKQEISMEEVRAVTNQY, from the coding sequence ATGAATGCATCCCCGACTACACAGCAAGCCACAGATAAAAGCCTCGAAGCCATGAGGAATTTTGCTGAAACCTATGCTAAGCGCACTGGGACTTATTTCTGCATTGATCCCAGTGTGACTGCCGTTGTTATCGAAGGCCTGGCCAAGCACAAGGATGACCTGGGGGCTCCCCTCTGTCCCTGCCGCCATTATGAGAGTAAGGAAGACGAAGTCGCAGCGGCCTTCTGGAATTGTCCTTGCGTCCCGATGCGAGAACGGAAGGAATGTCATTGCATGCTGTTTCTCACCTCAGAGAACGAATTTGCTGGAGACAAGCAGGAAATCTCCATGGAAGAGGTGCGAGCGGTTACTAATCAGTATTAG